In one Nicotiana tomentosiformis chromosome 6, ASM39032v3, whole genome shotgun sequence genomic region, the following are encoded:
- the LOC104105830 gene encoding sulfate transporter 3.1-like → MGNADYEYPSIMNGESAGTGIHRVEIPPPQPFFKSLKNTVKETLFPDDPLRQFKNQTPLRKFILGLQYFFPIFEWGSRYNFGFFKSDLIAGITIASLAIPQGISYAKLANLPPILGLYSSFVPPLVYAIMGSSRDLAVGTVAVGSLLMASMIGNEVNATENPALYLHLAFTATFFAGLFELALGFFRLGFIVDFLSHATIVGFMGGAATVVILQQLKGILGLEHFTHATDVVSVLRSVFTQTQQWRWESAVLGFCFLFYLMMAKFFSQKRPKLFWISAMAPLTSVILGTILVYVTHAEKHGVAVIGELKKGLNPPSIMDLSFGSAYMTTAIKTGIVTGVISLAEGIAVGRSFAMFKNYHIDGNKEMIAFGMMNIVGSCTSCYLTTGPFSRSAVNFNAGCKTAVSNIVMALAVMVTLLLLTPLFHFTPLVVLSSIIISAMLGLIDYNAAIHLWHVDKFDFLVCISAYIGVVFANIEIGLVLAVGLSLLRVLLFIARPRTLVLGNIPDSMIYRNVEHYPNTNNVPGVLILDIGAPIYFANSSYLRERISRWIDEEEDKLKFSGETTLQYVILDMGAVGNIDTSGISMLEEVKKNLDRRDYKLVLANPGAEVMKKLNKSKFIETLGQEWIFLTVGEAVGACNFMLHSCKPKSTTDDASQKWSNNV, encoded by the exons ATGGGTAATGCAGATTATGAGTACCCATCAATAATGAATGGAGAAAGCGCAGGGACAGGCATACATAGAGTGGAAATCCCACCACCACAACCTTTTTTCAAGTCACTAAAGAATACAGTGAAGGAAACTTTATTTCCAGATGATCCCCTTAGGCAATTCAAGAACCAAACACCCCTTCGAAAATTCATACTTGGTCTTCAGTATTTCTTCCCAATTTTTGAATGGGGTTCTCGTTACAATTTTGGGTTCTTCAAATCTGATCTTATTGCTGGAATTACCATAGCTAGTCTTGCTATTCCTCAGGGAATAAGCTATGCAAAACTTGCCAACTTGCCACCTATTCTTGGCCTAT ATTCAAGCTTTGTTCCACCATTAGTGTACGCAATAATGGGCAGTTCAAGAGATTTGGCAGTGGGGACAGTTGCTGTTGGATCGCTTCTAATGGCTTCTATGATAGGAAATGAAGTTAATGCAACTGAGAATCCAGCACTTTATCTTCATCTTGCTTTCACTGCCACATTCTTTGCTGGATTATTTGAATTAGCTCTTGGATTTTTCAG GCTGGGATTTATAGTGGATTTTCTATCACATGCAACCATAGTAGGATTTATGGGAGGAGCAGCTACAGTGGTGATACTACAGCAGCTAAAGGGAATACTTGGTCTTGAACATTTTACTCATGCCACAGATGTTGTCTCTGTCTTACGTTCTGTCTTTACCCAAACTCAGCAG TGGCGATGGGAAAGTGCGGTGCTAGGATTTTGTTTCCTTTTCTACCTGATGATGGCTAAATTTTTT AGCCAAAAGAGACCGAAGCTGTTCTGGATTTCAGCAATGGCGCCATTGACGTCCGTCATATTGGGAACTATTCTCGTTTATGTCACCCACGCTGAAAAACACGGTGTTGCAGTG ATAGGGGAGCTGAAGAAAGGGTTAAATCCTCCGTCAATAATGGATCTGTCATTTGGGTCGGCCTATATGACAACTGCTATCAAAACAGGAATAGTCACGGGTGTCATTTCTCTTGCT GAAGGAATAGCAGTAGGGAGAAGCTTTGCAATGTTCAAGAATTACCATATAGATGGAAACAAAGAGATGATTGCTTTTGGGATGATGAATATTGTTGGCTCCTGCACCTCCTGCTACCTCACTACTG gGCCATTCTCGCGATCAGCAGTGAACTTTAACGCAGGATGCAAAACTGCAGTATCAAACATCGTCATGGCGTTGGCAGTAATGGTGACATTGTTGTTGCTAACGCCATTGTTCCACTTCACTCCCCTCGTCGTCCTGTCCTCCATTATCATCTCCGCTATGCTCGGCCTCATTGATTATAATGCTGCCATTCATCTCTGGCATGTCGACAAATTCGACTTCTTGGTCTGCATCAGTGCTTATATTGGCGTTGTCTTTGCCAACATTGAGATTGGCTTAGTCTTAGCC GTAGGATTATCGTTGCTAAGGGTGTTACTTTTTATAGCAAGGCCAAGGACGTTGGTACTTGGTAATATCCCAGATTCTATGATCTACAGAAATGTTGAGCATTACCCAAATACAAACAACGTTCCAGGCGTTCTCATTCTTGATATTGGAGCCCCTATTTACTTCGCTAATTCTAGCTATTTAAGGGAGAG GATCTCAAGGTGGATTGACGAAGAGGAAGACAAGTTAAAATTTTCAGGAGAAACAACATTGCAGTATGTTATACTTGATATGGGAG CTGTAGGAAACATTGATACAAGTGGAATTAGCATGCTCGAAGAAGTTAAGAAAAATCTTGATAGAAGAGATTACAAG CTTGTGTTGGCAAATCCAGGAGCAGAGGTGATGAAAAAGTTGAACAAGTCCAAATTCATAGAGACATTAGGACAAGAATGGATCTTTCTAACAGTAGGGGAAGCTGTGGGAGCATGCAATTTCATGCTTCATTCCTGCAAACCAAAATCTACAACAGATGATGCATCCCAAAAATGGAGCAACAACGTTTGA